A window from Actimicrobium sp. CCC2.4 encodes these proteins:
- the zwf gene encoding glucose-6-phosphate dehydrogenase, translated as MALTDFDLVLFGGSGDLSMRKLLPAMYARDRARDFPATARIICVGRHDLTTAEFLASVEANAKPNLTAGSLDAAVWQRFCQRIQYVAVDAGKPGSYCTLAAALRDDPGLVRVFYLATPPTLFATICLNLAACGSATPNSRVVLEKPLGRDLASARQINADVGSVFTESQIYRIDHYLGKEAVQNLLALRFGNILFEPLWRREWISDVQITIAEELGVGNRTGYYDTSGALRDMLQNHLLQLLCIVAMEPPTMITPDAVRDEKLKVLHALKKFTTTTLTQNVVRGQYRAGHVNGVAVPGYRKEPGADPESKTETFVAVRAEIDTWRWAGVPFYLRTGKRMADQLAEIVVRFKAIPHSIFAQSSGSFQPNSLVIRLQPDEGLHLNLMAKTPGDNMRLKPVDLELDFRETFKTPRMDAYERLLLDVLRGQLTLFMRSDELEAAWEWIEPILNHWEQEENEPIPYTAGTWGPAAASALIGRDGLQWREEALPEM; from the coding sequence ATGGCTCTGACTGATTTCGATCTCGTACTATTTGGCGGCAGCGGCGACCTGTCGATGCGCAAACTGCTGCCGGCCATGTATGCCCGCGACCGCGCCCGGGATTTTCCCGCCACCGCGCGCATCATTTGCGTTGGCCGGCATGACTTGACGACGGCGGAGTTTCTCGCATCGGTGGAGGCAAACGCGAAGCCAAACCTGACCGCTGGCAGCCTCGATGCAGCTGTCTGGCAGCGCTTTTGCCAGCGCATCCAGTACGTGGCCGTCGATGCCGGCAAACCCGGCAGCTACTGCACGCTGGCCGCGGCCTTGCGTGATGATCCGGGGCTGGTGCGGGTGTTTTATCTTGCGACGCCGCCGACGCTGTTTGCCACCATCTGCCTGAACCTGGCCGCTTGCGGCAGCGCCACGCCGAATTCGCGCGTGGTGCTCGAAAAACCGCTCGGCCGCGATCTGGCCAGCGCGCGCCAGATCAATGCCGATGTCGGCAGCGTCTTCACTGAATCGCAGATTTACCGGATCGACCATTATCTCGGCAAGGAAGCAGTGCAGAATTTGCTGGCGCTGCGCTTCGGCAATATCCTGTTCGAACCGCTGTGGCGGCGCGAGTGGATTTCGGATGTACAGATCACGATCGCCGAAGAACTCGGGGTCGGCAATCGCACCGGTTACTACGACACGTCCGGCGCGCTGCGCGACATGCTGCAAAACCATTTGCTGCAATTGCTGTGCATCGTCGCGATGGAGCCGCCGACGATGATCACGCCGGATGCGGTGCGCGATGAAAAACTCAAGGTGCTGCACGCCCTGAAAAAATTCACCACCACGACGCTGACGCAAAACGTCGTGCGCGGCCAGTACCGCGCTGGCCACGTCAATGGCGTGGCGGTGCCCGGCTATCGCAAGGAACCCGGTGCCGATCCGGAATCGAAGACCGAAACCTTTGTCGCCGTGCGCGCCGAAATCGATACCTGGCGCTGGGCTGGCGTACCGTTTTACCTGCGCACCGGCAAGCGCATGGCCGACCAGTTGGCCGAAATCGTGGTCCGCTTCAAGGCCATTCCGCATTCGATCTTCGCGCAATCGAGTGGCAGCTTTCAGCCCAACAGTCTCGTGATCCGGCTGCAACCCGATGAAGGCTTGCACCTGAACCTGATGGCCAAGACACCGGGCGACAACATGCGCCTCAAGCCGGTCGATCTTGAACTGGATTTCCGCGAGACCTTCAAGACACCGCGCATGGATGCCTACGAACGCCTGCTGCTCGATGTGCTGCGCGGACAGCTGACCCTGTTCATGCGCAGCGATGAACTCGAAGCCGCCTGGGAGTGGATCGAGCCCATCCTGAACCACTGGGAACAGGAAGAAAACGAACCGATTCCGTACACGGCCGGCACCTGGGGACCGGCTGCCGCAAGCGCGCTGATCGGTCGGGACGGCTTGCAATGGCGCGAAGAAGCGCTGCCGGAAATGTGA
- the pgi gene encoding glucose-6-phosphate isomerase — protein MASTPLNDSPVFRRLQTRHAETCSTTMRTRFDGEPDRFRQFSMHAAGLTLDYSKNRIDRSTLDLLLELARERDIEGHRDKLFAGEKINTTEQRAVLHTALRAPAGQGFVLDGQDIDADVQAVLTRMQIFSERVRSGDWTGRDGRAITDIVNIGIGGSYLGPKMVCQALRTFAHPRLRCHFVSNVDGHDLAAILEHIDPATTLFIIASKTFTTAETMTNARSARSWFLQSGNESDLAKHFVAVSTNLSGVTGFGIDPVNMFPFWDWVGGRYSIWSAIGLSVVILVGFPAFRAFLDGAYQMDTHFREAPLERNMPVLLAMLGVWYRNFLGSSSVSIAPYHQDLSLFAGYLQQLDMESNGKHVSADGELLTTASGPVIWGDTGTNGQHAYFQLLHQGSDLIPIDFIAVLGASHTLPGHQAALLANCFAQAEAFMRGKTADEVRVDLVAQGLDAATAEALVPHKTFSGNRPSNMLLMEALTPATLGALVALYEHKVFVQGVIWGINSFDQWGVELGKVLAKTIAQELTGTAQPAQHDSSTNALIAMARAALMHNPIAPD, from the coding sequence ATGGCTTCGACACCACTGAACGACAGTCCGGTTTTCCGGCGCTTGCAGACCCGCCATGCTGAAACCTGTTCCACGACAATGCGCACCCGGTTTGACGGCGAGCCGGATCGCTTCCGGCAATTCTCGATGCATGCTGCCGGCCTGACGCTGGATTATTCCAAGAACCGGATCGACCGCAGCACGCTGGATTTACTGCTCGAGCTGGCCCGCGAACGCGATATCGAAGGCCATCGGGACAAGCTGTTCGCCGGCGAAAAAATCAACACGACCGAGCAGCGTGCCGTGCTGCACACCGCTTTGCGCGCGCCGGCAGGACAGGGGTTCGTGCTCGATGGCCAGGACATCGACGCCGATGTGCAAGCAGTGCTGACACGGATGCAGATCTTCAGCGAACGAGTGCGCTCGGGTGACTGGACCGGTCGCGACGGACGCGCCATCACCGACATCGTCAACATCGGCATCGGCGGCTCCTACCTCGGACCGAAGATGGTCTGCCAGGCGCTACGCACCTTTGCCCATCCGCGCCTGCGCTGCCACTTCGTCTCGAACGTCGATGGCCATGATCTTGCGGCGATTCTGGAGCACATCGATCCGGCCACAACTCTGTTCATCATCGCCTCGAAAACCTTCACCACCGCCGAAACGATGACGAATGCACGGTCAGCGCGCAGCTGGTTCCTGCAGAGTGGTAACGAAAGCGACCTGGCAAAACACTTCGTCGCGGTGTCGACCAATCTGTCCGGTGTGACCGGTTTCGGCATTGATCCGGTCAACATGTTCCCGTTCTGGGATTGGGTCGGCGGTCGCTATTCGATCTGGTCGGCGATCGGGCTGTCGGTCGTGATACTGGTAGGCTTCCCTGCGTTCCGCGCTTTTCTGGACGGTGCCTACCAAATGGATACCCACTTCCGGGAAGCCCCGCTGGAACGCAACATGCCGGTCCTGTTGGCGATGCTGGGTGTCTGGTACCGCAATTTTCTTGGCAGCAGTTCGGTCTCGATTGCGCCTTACCATCAAGACCTGAGCCTGTTTGCCGGCTACCTGCAACAGCTCGATATGGAAAGCAACGGCAAGCACGTCAGTGCCGACGGCGAACTGTTGACTACCGCCAGCGGCCCGGTCATCTGGGGCGATACCGGCACCAACGGCCAGCATGCGTATTTCCAGTTGCTGCATCAGGGCAGCGACCTCATTCCGATTGATTTCATTGCGGTGCTCGGTGCCAGCCACACGCTGCCCGGACATCAGGCGGCACTGCTGGCCAATTGTTTTGCGCAAGCCGAAGCCTTCATGCGCGGCAAGACCGCCGACGAAGTCCGTGTCGATCTGGTAGCGCAGGGACTCGATGCGGCGACGGCCGAAGCGCTGGTGCCGCACAAGACCTTCTCCGGCAACCGCCCGTCCAACATGCTGTTGATGGAGGCACTGACACCGGCAACGCTAGGCGCTCTCGTGGCACTCTACGAACACAAGGTGTTCGTGCAGGGCGTGATCTGGGGGATTAACAGTTTCGACCAGTGGGGTGTCGAACTCGGCAAGGTGCTGGCCAAAACGATCGCGCAGGAGTTGACCGGCACGGCGCAACCGGCGCAGCATGACAGCTCAACTAACGCGCTCATCGCGATGGCCAGAGCCGCACTGATGCACAATCCCATCGCACCCGATTAA